One window of Paenibacillus sp. FSL K6-3182 genomic DNA carries:
- a CDS encoding sulfurtransferase TusA family protein gives MKADLIVDTKGLACPMPIVKAKKALDGLKPGQFMEVLSTDKGSLNDFTAWIRKTNHELVQHTEENGVFTFLVKKI, from the coding sequence ATGAAAGCTGATCTAATCGTTGATACCAAAGGGCTGGCTTGCCCGATGCCAATCGTAAAAGCAAAAAAAGCGCTGGATGGATTGAAACCTGGACAATTTATGGAGGTATTATCAACCGATAAAGGTTCTTTAAATGATTTTACGGCTTGGATTAGAAAAACAAATCATGAACTCGTGCAGCATACGGAAGAAAACGGCGTGTTCACATTTCTAGTGAAAAAAATTTAA
- a CDS encoding MBL fold metallo-hydrolase has protein sequence MSARQLAKLILSKKEDLFILDVRSESDFANWKIEGSRIEVLNIPYFELLEGVEEIIEQIPIDKKVLVVCAKEGSSIFVGELLVAAGRSNIYYLQGGMKSWSEHLEPVKIGDLRQGGTIFQFVRMGKGCLSYMIVSDGEAAVIDAPRMTNVLEQFAKDNGYRIMHTIDTHLHADHISGGRKLAEQQSATYWLPPKDAAEVTFEYAKLENGHDIEVGNTTLKIQPIYSPGHTIGSTSFIVDDQYLLTGDILFIESIGRPDLAGLAEDWVGDLRQTLYSRYPELSQDLIVLPGHFGKFSELGEDGRVAAVLSDVYKNNTGLQISDEAEFRSMVTNNLPQHPNAYQEIRLTNMGKITPNEEEQREMEIGPNRCAVHDN, from the coding sequence ATGAGTGCCAGGCAGCTAGCAAAACTTATTTTAAGCAAAAAAGAAGACCTCTTCATCCTTGATGTACGTAGTGAAAGCGACTTTGCGAATTGGAAAATCGAAGGAAGTCGAATAGAGGTTCTCAATATTCCTTACTTTGAACTGCTAGAGGGAGTAGAGGAGATAATCGAACAAATTCCAATAGACAAAAAAGTGCTGGTTGTATGCGCCAAAGAAGGTTCTTCTATATTTGTTGGAGAGTTGCTCGTCGCAGCAGGCAGGTCTAATATTTATTACTTGCAGGGCGGGATGAAGTCGTGGAGCGAGCATTTGGAGCCCGTAAAAATTGGCGATTTGCGCCAAGGCGGTACTATTTTTCAGTTTGTACGAATGGGTAAAGGCTGCTTGTCCTACATGATCGTATCAGACGGTGAAGCTGCTGTCATAGATGCCCCTAGAATGACGAATGTGTTGGAGCAATTTGCGAAGGACAATGGGTATCGCATTATGCATACGATAGATACCCATCTTCATGCGGATCATATCTCGGGCGGCCGTAAGCTTGCAGAACAACAATCTGCAACGTACTGGCTTCCTCCAAAAGATGCTGCAGAAGTCACATTTGAATACGCGAAGCTTGAGAACGGTCACGATATTGAGGTAGGCAATACCACTTTAAAAATACAACCCATTTATTCACCTGGTCATACGATCGGCAGTACATCGTTTATAGTAGATGATCAGTATTTGCTAACTGGTGACATTTTATTTATTGAATCCATTGGACGACCTGATTTGGCTGGACTAGCTGAAGATTGGGTTGGTGATCTTCGCCAAACGTTATATAGTCGTTATCCGGAGTTGTCTCAGGATTTAATTGTACTTCCAGGACACTTCGGCAAGTTCTCGGAGCTTGGAGAAGATGGGCGGGTAGCCGCTGTTTTATCCGATGTATATAAAAACAATACAGGCTTGCAAATATCGGATGAAGCTGAGTTTCGCAGCATGGTTACCAACAATCTGCCGCAGCATCCGAACGCTTACCAAGAAATACGCCTAACGAATATGGGTAAAATCACACCTAACGAAGAAGAGCAACGCGAAATGGAAATCGGTCCAAATCGTTGTGCCGTTCACGATAATTAA
- a CDS encoding sulfurtransferase TusA family protein translates to MNHIQADKTIDCKGLACPMPIIKTKKAMNELLSGQVIEVVATDKGSLADIQGWSRNAGHQYLGTLTEGEVLKHYLRKSDPNEIKEEIKYLKTMNNGDLMKKLISNENMMILDVRESAEYVFNHIPGAKSIPLGELDIRTSELDLDQELYIVCRTGTRSDIACQLLADKGFKLVYNVLPGMSEWEGPLENDVQ, encoded by the coding sequence ATGAATCACATTCAAGCAGACAAAACAATAGATTGCAAAGGCTTGGCTTGTCCTATGCCCATCATCAAGACGAAAAAAGCAATGAATGAGCTTCTTTCTGGACAAGTCATTGAAGTGGTTGCCACGGACAAAGGATCTTTGGCAGACATCCAAGGGTGGAGCAGAAATGCGGGGCATCAATACTTAGGTACGCTTACGGAGGGCGAGGTATTGAAGCATTACCTTAGAAAATCCGACCCGAATGAAATAAAAGAAGAAATCAAATATTTGAAGACAATGAACAACGGAGATTTGATGAAGAAGCTTATTTCAAATGAGAACATGATGATTTTAGATGTACGTGAGTCTGCAGAGTATGTTTTTAACCACATCCCTGGAGCCAAATCAATTCCGTTAGGAGAGCTTGATATTCGAACGAGTGAACTCGATCTTGATCAGGAGCTTTATATCGTTTGCCGCACTGGCACCCGCAGCGATATCGCTTGCCAGCTATTAGCTGATAAAGGGTTCAAACTCGTGTACAATGTCTTGCCAGGTATGTCCGAATGGGAAGGACCACTAGAGAATGATGTACAGTAA